A genomic region of Ovis aries strain OAR_USU_Benz2616 breed Rambouillet chromosome 20, ARS-UI_Ramb_v3.0, whole genome shotgun sequence contains the following coding sequences:
- the LOC101117202 gene encoding olfactory receptor 2G3-like has translation MGMNSSSVKEDFVLVGFSDQPNLEKILFVVVLVSYILTLVGNTVIILISSTDSKLRTPMYFFLTHLSLVDICFTTSIVPQLLWNLRGPAKTITALGCAVQLYVSLALGSTECILLAVMAFDRYAAVCKPLHYAAAMNPRLCQALAGVAWLSGIGNTLTQSTVTLWLPRCGHRWLHHFFCEVPSMIKLACVDIHANEVQLFIASLVLLLLPLALILMSYGHIVKAIIRIKSVQAWRKALGTCGSHLMVVSLFYGTITAVYIQPNSSYAHTYGKFISLFYTVVTPALNPLIYTLRNKDVKGALGRLFGRDKTANIHGIKKVAFQERIS, from the exons ATGGGCATGAACAGTAGCAGTGTCAAAGAAGACTTTGTCCTGGTGGGCTTCTCTGATCAGCCCAACCTAGAAAAAATACTCTTTGTGGTTGTTTTGGTATCGTATATCCTGACTCTGGTGGGAAATACAGTCATTATTCTGATCTCCTCTACAGACTCTAAACTCAGAAcacccatgtactttttccttaCTCACCTCTCCCTAGTTGATATCTGCTTTACTACCAGTATTGTCCCCCAGCTGCTGTGGAACTTAAGAGGACCAGCCAAAACCATAACAGCCCTGGGCTGTGCTGTCCAGCTCTACGTCTCTCTGGCTCTGGGCTCCACTGAGTGCATCCTCCTGGCTGTAATGGCTTTTGATCGCTACGCTGCAGTGTGCAAACCTCTTCACTACGCAGCTGCAATGAACCCACGGCTGTGCCAGGCTCTGGCAGGGGTTGCGTGGCTGAGCGGAATAGGAAACACTCTCACCCAGAGCACTGTTACCCTCTGGCTGCCTCGCTGTGGACACCGGTGGCTCCATCACTTCTTCTGTGAGGTACCCTCAATGATTAAACTTGCATGTGTAGACATCCACGCCAATGAGGTCCAGCTATTCATTGCTTCATTGGTCTTGCTCCTCTTGCCCTTAGCACTGATATTGATGTCCTATGGACATATAGTCAAGGCAATTATTAGGATCAAGTCAGTCCAGGCCTGGCGCAAAGCCCTGGGGACATGTGGATCCCACTTGATGGTAGTATCCCTCTTCTATGGGACCATTACAGCTGTTTACATCCAGCCCAACAGTTCTTATGCCCATACGTATGGGAAATTCATCTCCCTCTTCTACACAGTAGTGACTCCAGCCCTCAATCCTCTCATCTACACACTGAGGAATAAAGATGTGAAAGGAGCACTGGGAAGACTTTTT GGAAGAGATAAAACTGCAAATATACATGGAATCAAGAAAGTtgctttccaggaaagaatatccTGA
- the LOC101115997 gene encoding olfactory receptor 2G3-like produces MEQNNETSEGDFILLGFSDQPQLEAILFVVILISYLLTILGNTAIILVSCLDSKLHTPMYFFLTNLSFLDLCLTTSIVPQLLWNLKGPAKTITSTGCAIQLYVSLSLGSTECVLLTIMAFDRYVAVCRPLNYTSVMHPSFCKSVAGIAWLCGIGNALIQGTITLRLPRCGHHRVHNFLCEVPAMINLACFDIHANEVQLFVATLVLLLLSVALILVSYGFIVQAVTKIKSFQAWCKALGTRGSHLLVVSLFFGTSSAIYIQPKRFYGHSQGEFLTLFYTVVTPTLNPLMYTLRNKDVKGALRRMLRLEQNS; encoded by the coding sequence atggaacaaaataatgaaacatcTGAGGGAGATTTTATTTTGCTTGGATTCTCAGACCAGCCTCAATTGGAGGCCATCCTTTTTGTGGTTATTTTGATATCCTATCTTTTGACCATCCTGGGCAACACAGCCATTatcctggtctcctgcctggACTCCAAACTTCACACACCTATGTATTTCTTCCTCACAAATCTCTCCTTTCTTGACCTTTGCTTAACTACCAGCATCGTCCCACAGTTATTGTGGAACCTGAAGGGACCAGCCAAGACCATCACATCAACAGGCTGTGCCATACAACTCTATGTGTCCCTCTCACTGGGTTCCACTGAGTGTGTTCTCCTGACCATCATGGCATTTGATCGCTATGTAGCAGTCTGCAGACCTCTCAATTACACCAGTGTTATGCACCCATCATTTTGTAAGTCCGTAGCAGGAATAGCCTGGCTATGTGGAATAGGAAACGCTCTTATTCAAGGAACCATCACCCTTCGCCTTCCTCGCTGTGGACATCACCGTGTGCACAACTTCTTATGTGAAGTGCCTGCCATGATCAATTTGGCCTGCTTTGACATCCATGCAAATGAAGTCCAGCTTTTTGTAGCCACATTAGTTCTCCTCCTTCTTTCTGTGGCATTGATATTGGTCTCTTATGGATTCATCGTGCAAGCAGTAACAAAAATTAAGTCATTCCAAGCTTGGTGTAAGGCTCTAGGGACCCGTGGTTCCCATCTGCTGGTGGTGTCCCTCTTCTTTGGGACCAGCTCAGCCATATACATTCAACCAAAGAGATTCTATGGCCATAGCCAGGGGGAGTTCCTTACACTCTTCTACACTGTTGTAACtcccaccctgaaccccctcaTGTATACTCTGAGGAACAAGGATGTGAAAGGAGCCCTGAGAAGAATGCTGAGACTAGAACAAAATTCCTAA
- the LOC101116688 gene encoding olfactory receptor 2B2-like — translation MWVSNQSSLDDFILLGFSDRSWLETPLFVIFLAAYISALFGNISVILVSRLDPQLDSSMYFFVSNLSLLDLCFTTSTVPQMLVNLWGPEKTISYGGCVAQLYISLALGSTECILLAIMAFDRYAAICKPLRYPIIMNQRRCIHMATGTWISGFANSLVQSTLTVLTPRCGQRVMDHFFCEVPALLKLACADTHVNEAELNVLGALLLLVPLSLILGIYVFIARAVIRIHSAESRWKAFNTCASHLLVVSLFYFTAITMYVQPPSSYSRDRGKIMALFYGIVTPTLNPFIYTLRNKDVKAALRRALTKEFWVRTR, via the coding sequence ATGTGGGTCAGTAATCAGAGCTCACTAGATGATTTTATCTTACTGGGATTTTCTGATCGATCCTGGCTGGAAACACCACTCTTTGTAATCTTTCTGGCGGCTTACATCTCTGCCCTGTTTGGAAATATCTCTGTTATCCTAGTTTCTCGCCTGGATCCCCAGCTGGACAGTTCCATGTACTTTTTCGTCTCTAATCTATCCCTTCTGGATCTCTGCTTTACTACCAGTACTGTCCCACAGATGCTAGTCAACCTTTGGGGACCAGAAAAGACCATCAGCTATGGTGGTTGTGTTGCCCAGCTCTATATTTCCTTGGCCTTGGGTTCTACGGAATGCATACTTCTAGCCATCATGGCTTTTGACCGTTATGCTGCTATTTGCAAGCCCCTTCGCTACCCAATCATCATGAACCAGAGACGCTGTATCCACATGGCCACTGGGACCTGGATTAGTGGCTTTGCTAACTCCCTTGTTCAGTCCACTCTCACCGTGTTGACCCCAAGATGTGGACAGAGGGTGATGGACCATTTCTTCTGTGAAGTTCCTGCTCTTCTGAAACTAGCTTGTGCAGATACCCATGTGAATGAGGCTGAGCTCAATGTGCTAGGGGCTTTGCTACTTCTGGTGCCCCTCTCCCTCATCCTGGGCATTTATGTGTTCATTGCCCGGGCAGTAATCAGAATCCACTCTGCTGAAAGTCGCTGGAAGGCCTTTAATACCTGTGCTTCACATTTGCTGGTGGTCTCTCTCTTCTACTTTACAGCCATCACTATGTATGTCCAGCCTCCCTCTAGCTATTCACGGGACAGAGGGAAGATCATGGCGCTCTTCTATGGAATCGTCACACCCACACTCAATCCATTTATCTATACACTGAGGAACAAGGATGTCAAAGCTGCCCTTAGAAGGGCACTAACTAAGGAATTTTGGGTCAGGACAAGATGA